The following are from one region of the Halorussus rarus genome:
- a CDS encoding DUF7284 family protein, with product MRAVSTVLDAALCLLLVSASALTLAGTPTGPSTAADPDTADEAAELLATSTARVTYEADGADTEAAMGAESGSTARNRTVHDTLAGLLASAATADATGSRAPPAARSTADAISFVRAVTARVDRALRRLDGGVQVIAQRNASALSGTPHGRVVAGDAPPPEADVHAARFAVRGVRLTVRTWSA from the coding sequence GTGAGGGCCGTCAGCACCGTCCTCGACGCCGCGCTCTGTCTCCTGCTGGTCTCGGCGAGCGCGCTGACTCTCGCCGGCACGCCGACCGGCCCGTCGACCGCCGCCGACCCCGACACCGCCGACGAGGCCGCGGAACTACTGGCGACGAGCACCGCCCGGGTGACCTACGAGGCAGACGGCGCGGACACCGAGGCAGCGATGGGCGCCGAAAGCGGGTCGACCGCACGTAACCGAACCGTCCACGACACCCTCGCGGGACTGCTCGCGAGCGCGGCCACCGCGGACGCCACTGGCTCCCGCGCGCCACCGGCCGCGCGGTCGACCGCCGACGCGATTAGCTTCGTCCGGGCGGTCACGGCGAGAGTCGACCGCGCGCTCCGGCGACTCGACGGCGGCGTGCAGGTGATCGCACAGCGGAACGCGTCAGCCCTCTCCGGTACTCCCCACGGTCGCGTCGTCGCGGGCGACGCGCCGCCCCCTGAGGCAGACGTCCACGCGGCTCGCTTCGCGGTTCGAGGCGTCCGGCTGACCGTCAGGACGTGGTCGGCGTGA
- a CDS encoding DUF7285 family protein, producing MSRSSGSSDESLRLTRGQVEPLAALVAVFAVGAALAAYAGVLDATVPTPDRNLAEPTVERAERAVGPASVADPDALAAGLRAAPDGYSVNLTLSTAGRTWRAGPTPPARADAATLAVSVRVGPGRLGPGRLRAEVWT from the coding sequence ATGTCACGCTCGTCGGGTAGCTCGGACGAGTCTCTGCGACTGACCCGGGGCCAGGTCGAACCCCTGGCGGCGCTGGTCGCGGTCTTCGCGGTCGGGGCCGCGCTCGCCGCCTACGCGGGCGTCCTCGACGCGACCGTGCCGACGCCCGACCGGAACCTCGCCGAGCCGACCGTCGAGCGCGCCGAGCGCGCGGTCGGTCCGGCAAGCGTCGCGGACCCCGATGCGCTCGCCGCCGGCCTGCGCGCCGCCCCCGACGGGTACTCGGTCAACCTGACCCTCTCGACGGCCGGCCGGACGTGGCGAGCGGGACCGACTCCGCCGGCGCGCGCCGACGCGGCCACCCTCGCAGTGAGCGTCCGGGTCGGTCCCGGTCGGCTCGGACCCGGCCGGCTCCGCGCGGAGGTGTGGACGTGA
- a CDS encoding DUF7283 family protein, translating to MFDAPVETWYLWVGLAVAGTAAVGLAATLPRAPPPDAAGAADTVDAVAAGDHAATGVHPLSVDAAKVGPYRLWLRDDGATGHATFGFGPVTPVRPDTALWDVLRGTPPERAFGAPTDLRRAAAAARHRTPTWRPRERLTVRRVVWEGVDVTLVG from the coding sequence ATGTTCGACGCACCAGTCGAGACGTGGTACCTCTGGGTCGGCCTCGCGGTGGCCGGCACCGCCGCGGTCGGCCTGGCCGCGACCCTGCCCCGAGCGCCCCCGCCGGACGCCGCCGGCGCGGCCGACACCGTCGACGCCGTGGCGGCGGGCGACCACGCCGCGACCGGCGTCCACCCGCTGTCGGTCGACGCCGCGAAGGTCGGCCCGTACCGGCTCTGGCTCCGGGACGACGGCGCGACCGGCCACGCCACCTTCGGCTTCGGTCCCGTGACCCCGGTCCGACCCGACACCGCGCTCTGGGACGTGCTCCGCGGGACGCCCCCGGAGCGGGCCTTCGGCGCGCCGACCGACCTCCGGCGGGCCGCAGCCGCTGCGCGACATCGGACGCCTACGTGGCGCCCGCGCGAGCGACTGACCGTCCGGCGAGTCGTCTGGGAGGGCGTCGATGTCACGCTCGTCGGGTAG